One Heterodontus francisci isolate sHetFra1 chromosome 3, sHetFra1.hap1, whole genome shotgun sequence DNA window includes the following coding sequences:
- the LOC137359927 gene encoding collagen alpha-1(X) chain-like, translated as MDSKQICALLLLLSVTLVCGTGFNRYAYIRKNIKSQGDYNIRGYDSQNSEDDGYEDGYEDNDESRDLGGEHGPSGPPGPRGPPGAPGKTGIGMPGAPGKPGMPGPPGSPAMGKPGMPGAPGKSGERGAPGSKGDRGAQGLPGPKGNSGAPGYPGPAGLSAVGKPGARGPPGPTGPPGQPGEKGMPGHLGLPGAKGAKGVGIPGRPGNRGATGPQGPPGPSGPAGLGSSGAPGRPGPSGEKGAMGPAGQPGYSGAPGQKGPPGNPGLPGRGKPGVQGEPGSPGAPGSKGSAGPQGLPGAPGIPGFGKPGLPGIKGEPGPIGPTGYPGEKGEAGLTGAHGAPGLVGPAGAPGSQGPRGLPGATGAPGEKGETGPVGASGYPGPKGQPGLSGAPGKSGSPGLPGTPGREGQRGLSGAKGSMGPSGSPGKSGSPGPPGRHGPPGYPGEAGSRGSQGSPGPRGPPGSQGAQGFPGEKGDPGPPGPPGPTGNYYGKMASGSPGAPGLKGPPGPPGQPGLPGPPGPPAEVIMSPGKYDYNGYIKSGDPSAGLLSPYPAFTAILSSSYYPAGQPIAFDKLLTNSNNNYDPSTGIFTCEISGIYQFTYHIQVKGANVWVGLYKNDESVMYSYDDYTEGYVDQVSGSVTLYLHENDQIYVQLPTEESNGLYSSDLMHSSFSGFLIVHS; from the exons ATTATAATATAAGGGGATATGATTCTCAGAACTCTGAAGATGACGGGTACGAAGATGGGTATGAAGACAATGATGAAAGCAGAG ATTTAGGAGGAGAGCACGGACCGTCAGGTCCACCTGGACCACGAGGCCCACCAGGAGCTCCCGGAAAAACAGGCATTGGGATGCCAGGAGCCCCTGGAAAGCCTGGAATGCCAGGACCACCAGGATCGCCAGCTATGGGAAAAccaggcatgccaggagcaccaggAAAGTCGGGTGAAAGAGGAGCTCCAGGATCAAAAGGTGATAGAGGAGCTCAAGGATTGCCAGGACCTAAAGGCAATTCAGGAGCCCCAGGATACCCTGGGCCAGCAGGGTTGTCTGCTGTTGGTAAACCAGGTGCTCGAGGGCCACCAGGTCCTACAGGACCACCTGGTCAACCTGGAGAAAAAGGAATGCCAGGACACTTGGGCCTTCCTGGAGCAAAGGGGGCAAAGGGAGTGGGAATTCCAGGGCGTCCTGGTAACAGAGGGGCAACAGGGCCACAAGGGCCACCAGGACCATCTGGACCAGCAGGATTAGGAAGTTCTGGCGCCCCAGGTCGTCCTGGtccatcaggtgagaaaggggcaaTGGGCCCAGCAGGTCAACCAGGATATTCAGGTGCTCCAGGCCAAAAAGGACCACCAGGAAATCCTGGTCTACCAGGACGTGGAAAGCCTGGAGTACAAGGTGAACCAGGGTCACCAGGAGCTCCTGGAAGTAAGGGCTCTGCTGGTCCTCAAGGTTTGCCAGGTGCACCTGGAATACCTGGTTTTGGAAAACCAGGTTTACCAGGAATCAAAGGTGAGCCTGGTCCTATAGGTCCCACTGGTTACCCAGGGGAAAAAGGAGAGGCAGGACTAACTGGGGCACATGGAGCTCCTGGACTTGTAGGACCAGCAGGTGCACCTGGATCACAAGGTCCAAGAGGCTTGCCAGGTGCAACTGGTGCACCAGGAGAGAAAGGTGAAACAGGACCTGTTGGTGCTAGTGGATATCCAGGACCAAAGGGTCAACCAGGACTTAGTGGGGCCCCAGGAAAATCAGGATCTCCAGGACTGCCAGGTACACCAGGCCGAGAAGGACAAAGAGGACTAAGTGGTGCCAAAGGTAGTATGGGACCTTCTGGCTCGCCTGGTAAATCAGGTAGCCCTGGTCCACCAGGTCGTCATGGACCACCAGGATATCCTGGTGAAGCAGGATCAAGAGGAAGTCAAGGATCCCCTGGTCCAAGAGGTCCACCTGGCTCTCAAGGCGCTCAAGGGTTTCCTGGAGAAAAAGGAGATCCAGGGCCTCCTGGTCCACCAGGTCCTACTGGAAATTATTATGGCAAAATGGCAAGCGGCTCACCTGGTGCACCTGGACTAAAAGGCCCTCCAGGGCCTCCAGGCCAACCAGGCCTTCCTGGACCACCAGGCCCACCAGCagaagtgattatgtcccctggcaAATATGATTATAATGGCTACATCAAGTCAGGAGATCCCTCAGCTGGGTTACTCAGTCCATATCCAGCTTTTACAGCCATTCTTTCCAGTTCATATTACCCAGCTGGGCAACCAATAGCATTTGACAAATTACTGACCAATTCAAATAACAACTATGATCCATCTACTGGGATTTTTACATGTGAAATATCTGGCATCTATCAATTTACTTATCATATACAAGTCAAGGGAGCAAATGTTTGGGTTGGATTATACAAAAATGACGAGTCTGTGATGTACTCATACGATGACTATACAGAAGGTTATGTTGATCAGGTCTCAGGAAGTGTTACATTATATCTACATGAAAATGACCAAATCTATGTACAGTTACCTACAGAAGAGTCTAATGGTTTATATTCTTCTGACCTCATGCACTCATCCTTCTCAGGGTTTCTAATTGTCCATTCATGA